Proteins encoded within one genomic window of Triticum aestivum cultivar Chinese Spring chromosome 2D, IWGSC CS RefSeq v2.1, whole genome shotgun sequence:
- the LOC123050275 gene encoding uncharacterized protein — MEVKAEEEEISRDDLDRKLRSMELKVDEEEVSKDEEAKSESIAAGMAVEGLDAYPSCWESLWRPARSFEDMTLASSMLFTHCTPGRMPRNAIVGSTLQIYSVKVAKIHGFESPLKVYGVVAARDTVDSSRNPIFLRPRNGSQILNLQDPFLHLTGPCRAIVSMNPVDIEIELKLKGATKSEDRILISKVYHYNGERLGTYLVGDMHCGIELCFQQLKQSIQATISRVRIVERDSAPFPHGGRVACFSLPHEQSEEIVMLDTKGGKMPMGKHRCLELSRKVVSVELEGRLKVMIQAYAPSGEITGGHVLFTPQKCGATKGICHLGETGVEVTVAWSLLPSPKETLPRPLPVDRIC; from the exons ATGGAGGTGAAGGCTGAGGAGGAGGAGATCAGCAGGGATGATCTTGACCGCAAACTGAGATCGATGGAGCTGAAGGTTGATGAGGAGGAGGTGAGCAAGGATGAAGAAGCAAAATCTGAATCAATAGCAGCCGGGATGGCGGTCGAGGGATTGGATGCCTACCCTAGCTGCTGGGAGTCGTTATGGCGCCCTGCGAGGAGTTTTGAGGACATGA CGTTAGCGAGTTCCATGCTCTTTACACACTGCACACCAGGACGTATGCCAAGAAATGCCATCGTTGGGAGCACCTTGCAGATCTACTCAGTTAAGGTTGCAAAAATACACGGCTTTGAGAGCCCCCTGAAGGTGTACGGTGTGGTTGCTGCCCGAGACACAGTGGACAGCAGTCGTAACCCAATCTTTCTTCGTCCAAGAAATGGCTCTCAAATCCTCAATCTACAG GATCCCTTTCTACACTTAACTGGCCCATGTCGTGCAATTGTGTCTATGAACCCTGTTGACATTGAGATAGAGCTGAAACTAAAGGGCGCAACCAAGTCCGAGGACAGGATATTGATCAGCAAAGTCTATCACTACAATGGTGAAAGGTTAGGTACCTATCTCGTCGGCGACATGCACTGTGGGATAGAATTATGCTTTCAGCAACTTAAGCAGTCCATTCAGGCCACAATCTCGCGTGTTCGGATTGTTGAAAGGGACTCGGCGCCTTTTCCGCATGGTGGCCGAGTTGCATGCTTCTCGCTACCTCACGAGCAATCCGAAGAAATTGTGATGCTTGACACAAAAGGTGGAAAAATGCCAATGGGGAAACACCGTTGTCTTGAGCTGTCCAGAAAGGTTGTCTCTGTAGAATTAGAAGGGAGGCTCAAAGTTATGATTCAAGCATATGCACCATCTGGTGAAATCACTGGCGGTCATGTCCTCTTCACACCACAAAAGTGCGGCGCAACTAAAGGTATCTGTCATCTTGGTGAAACTGGGGTGGAGGTTACCGTTGCTTGGTCCCTCCTCCCCTCGCCGAAAGAGACCTTACCTCGTCCATTGCCTGTAGACAGGATTTGTTAG